The following proteins are encoded in a genomic region of Sparus aurata chromosome 11, fSpaAur1.1, whole genome shotgun sequence:
- the kank4 gene encoding KN motif and ankyrin repeat domain-containing protein 4 isoform X2 has protein sequence MDKKSANGFQTKASEGGVQRKQLPYSVETPYGFHLDLDFLKYVDDIEKGNTIKRVHIQRRVKGPPKFSTLPRNFSLPGHGARPAPKEKDSTWSGTSTLGPKPKSRVTEVQQIFDFRASEGGTSSQSSRAATSQGTGYFPAKPRDEMGAGARDGEEKSIGVQSRPNLLRASSMPITLQQRKGSDSSSPDRTVGTPESGSTENMFRASPDITERRCVPQDRTGLHQQITVALKRVRELEEQVKTIPELKAQICSLREEREKLLLQLQAQVQAQVSTKSSTILPSPVSGTHAKPQGHRPPGGLNLALMTHPTGGLASEVMPAKLVTGNEKQILTDKSRVLQKETEINQESLKSSLAHGEMGGLSDNESQRQTEPSEKSDKQKEKLESPLEHAVQKLSQNIAGQELTPLTVAIKDAATSSILDVNAAKVGQPVDPDNMHKLQVKLQELEDKLTQASGELDRTNSLLKEQLEENKVKEQKILELSEGVRVEVCTTEAHNRPRRESIDTGTETERLDVANQETETESPGTIDQGTDTDRICIEVCAPRPRTGSLDQGTATDEVDPREQLTEMGAEAPAVSPPRPRANSMERGTVTERIATQDQMTETPVAERVNQVTETEGETVTDHPQRPRASSVDRGTETERVDTVDRVTETEAAQRTDQQTETEINRRLDNNPARGVDAGSQMRESTGDENLEDVAPVASERVEDIAPVVSERVEDKEACKIIPRDSEGGESVVVKVVTESQTAVEQSVVSDIVSQEAGHTSPPAAESKTETKTDSETKENVPPKSEVTETVETEQIALETVEKKQKEEGEIVCATIKETVVTDMVVITTESAAVKTIVPVRPQRGRKLSAEQAQPSPPQLQAAPVRPRRGSSETQAEQSQPQTKTQPQAQVQGPSQPEAQTPTKPSEPQIKHQAPLPSQFEDHTPAKTPPAESSEKQSKSPPRTETQGQVQAQTRPKSIQTQAQPQTTAPRRDSKELKASQKGSSVSQTPRRGSGEAQARITRQGTSDTQPQSQGSRRSSTEAKPPHKNDGDTQSLRRGSSETAQRRGSSEAQASRRESGETPQTRRGSSESPTSPAALGQVVTRLTGLLGEQWAQLGSSSGTQQTANQQETPSTQKQTAGKRAEAGKGAVAKPAGKATPAATTGKPAGKPGPSKMSSIQSQLVSSLSVLSAFYSPGQKAAAASKQQEQGLKSIMKKNGAADKQGNKGAKKNLKFVGVNGGYETTSSEESSGDEKPKIEVEEEDSSEPEVEKEKETEPQPEEKPEEAAESQQKDEEVSAEGEGGAAAAEKEVERGLLDPEISQELLEQQAEGEKVDKKFIDACLYVKDRMEEVSSPDKEMRQVLVVLYQEWFRVSSQKDSQADTVRLYLRQVGLTTPTLLPYVVNLTDGNGNMALHYSVSHSNFPVVKLLLDTGLCETDNVNKAGYTPVMLAALTAAETPDDLEVIQQLLKLGDINACSRQAGQTALMLAVSHGRVAMVKLLLSCGSDVNAQDREGSTALMGACEHGHTHIVRLLLETGRCDLSLTDKNGQTAQAVADGASHQDIVDLLKAHAESRISEPSSSTDLL, from the exons ATGGACAAGAAAAGTG CCAATGGCTTTCAGACCAAGGCCAGTGAGGGCGGTGTTCAGAGGAAGCAGCTGCCCTACTCAGTGGAAACTCCCTATGGCTTCCACCTGGACCTGGACTTCCTCAAGTATGTCGACGATATTGAGAAAGGCAATACCATCAAAAGGGTCCACATTCAGCGCAGGGTCAAGGGCCCACCTAAATTCAGCACTCTGCCCAGAAATTTCAGTCTTCCAGGGCATGGAGCTAGGCCGGCCCCAAAGGAAAAGGACAGCACATGGTCTGGGACATCTACCCTGGGGCCCAAGCCTAAATCACGGGTGACAGAAGTCCAACAGATATTTGACTTCAGGGCAAGTGAAGGGGGAACTTCCAGCCAGAGCAGCAGGGCGGCAACCAGTCAGGGAACTGGCTATTTTCCAGCTAAGCCCAGAGATGAGATGGGAGCTGGGGCTCGGGATGGTGAAGAGAAATCTATCGGGGTTCAAAGTCGGCCGAACCTGCTGCGAGCATCAAGCATGCCCATCACCCTACAACAGCGGAAAGGTTCTGATTCAAGTAGTCCAGACCGTACTGTGGGAACACCGGAGAGTGGGTCGACAGAGAACATGTTCCGTGCTTCACCAGACATAACAGAGAGACGGTGTGTTCCCCAGGATCGGACAGGGCTTCACCAGCAGATCACGGTGGCATTAAAGCGTGTCCGAGAGCTAGAAGAGCAGGTCAAAACCATCCCAGAACTTAAGGCTCAGATCTGCTCACTAAGAGAAGAGCGGGAGAAACTACTGCTTCAGCTCCAAGCCCAGGTCCAAGCACAGGTTTCCACAAAATCCTCCACTATATTACCAAGTCCTGTTTCTGGGACACATGCTAAGCCACAAGGACATAGACCTCCAGGAGGACTCAACTTAGCTCTGATGACTCACCCTACTGGAGGTTTAGCTTCAGAAGTCATGCCAGCAAAGCTGGTAACAGGGAATGAGAAACAAATTCTGACAGACAAAAGTAGAGTTTtacaaaaagagacagagataaaTCAGGAATCTCTTAAGAGTTCCTTGGCACATGGAGAAATGGGTGGGTTGTCAGACAATGaatcacaaagacaaacagagccGTCAGAAAAATCAgataaacaaaaagagaaattagAGAGTCCACTGGAGCATGCGGTTCAGAAGTTATCACAGAACATTGCAGGGCAAGAATTAACACCACTTACGGTGGCTATAAAAGATGCAGCAACTAGCAGTATTCTAGATGTTAATGCAGCAAAAGTAGGACAACCTGTAGATCCAGACAATATGCATAAGCTACAGGTGAAGCTTCAGGAACTGGAGGATAAACTTACCCAAGCTAGTGGTGAGCTGGATAGAACTAATTCTCTTTTGAAAGAACAATTAGAGGAGAATAAGGTAAAAGAGCAGAAAATACTGGAACTGAGTGAgggagtgagagtggaggtctGCACTACAGAAGCACACAACAGGCCAAGAAGAGAGAGTATCGACacagggacagagacagagaggttaGATGTTGCCAAccaagagacagagacagaatcGCCTGGTACAATAGACCAGGGAACAGACACAGATAGAATCTGTATTGAAGTGTGTGCACCCAGACCCAGGACTGGAAGTTTAGATCAAGGGACGGCGACGGATGAGGTTGACCCACGTGAACAGTTGACAGAGATGGGGGCAGAAGCACCTGCTGTCAGCCCACCAAGACCCAGAGCCAACAGCATGGAACGGGGCACAGTAACCGAGAGGATCGCCACTCAGGATCAGATGACCGAGACGCCCGTAGCGGAAAGGGTAAACCAAGTcacagaaacagagggagagacggtGACAGACCATCCGCAGAGGCCGAGGGCAAGCAGCGTGGACcgagggacagagacagagagagtggacACTGTGGACAgggtgacagagacagaggcagcACAGAGGACAGACCAGCAGACTGAGACAGAGATAAACAGACGCCTCGATAACAATCCAGCCAGAGGTGTCGACGCAGGGAGTCAAATGAGAGAAAGCACAGGCGATGAAAATTTAGAGGATGTAGCTCCTGTGGCCAGTGAAAGAGTGGAAGATATAGCTCCTGTGGTCAGTGAAAGAGTGGAAGATAAGGAAGCATGCAAAATAATTCCAAGAGATAGTGAAGGTGGTGAAAGCGTGGTTGTGAAAGTTGTCACAGAGAGTCAAACTGCAGTTGAACAAAGTGTAGTTTCAGATATTGTAAGCCAGGAGGCAGGCCACACCAGTCCACCTGCTGCAGAATCTAAGACGGAAACAAAGACTGATTCAGAAACAAAAGAGAATGTACCTCCAAAGAGTGAAGTTACAGAAACTGTTGAAACAGAGCAGATTGCACTGGAGACTGtagagaagaaacaaaaggaagaaggCGAGATTGTTTGTGCAACAATCAAAGAAACTGTGGTGACTGACATGGTTGTAATAACAACAGAGAGCGCAGCTGTGAAGACTATAGTTCCTGTAAGACCTCAGAGAGGCCGAAAGCTCTCAGCAGAGCAGGCACAGCCATCCCCTCCTCAACTTCAGGCTGCCCCCGTGCGGCCTCGAAGGGGATCCAGTGAAACTCAAGCTGAGCAGTCCCAGCCCCAGACAAAAACCCAGCCCCAAGCACAGGTGCAGGGTCCATCTCAGCCTGAGGCCCAAACCCCAACAAAGCCCTCTGAACCGCAGATAAAACATCAAGCCCCATTGCCCTCTCAGTTTGAGGACCATACCCCAGCAAAGACACCTCCTGCAGAGTCCAGTGAGAAACAATCAAAATCACCACCTCGGACTGAGACCCAGGGCCAAGTCCAAGCCCAAACACGGCCCAAATCAATTCAAACCCAGGCTCAGCCTCAAACCACTGCACCTAGACGCGACTCCAAAGAGCTGAAAGCATCACAGAAGGGATCTAGTGTATCACAAACTCCTCGACGTGGATCAGGAGAAGCCCAGGCCCGCATAACTCGCCAGGGGACATCTGACACCCAACCTCAGTCTCAGGGCTCTCGTAGAAGTTCCACTGAGGCTAAACCTCCTCACAAAAATGACGGCGATACCCAATCACTGCGCAGAGGCTCTAGTGAAACAGCCCAGCGCCGTGGATCAAGTGAAGCCCAAGCATCACGTCGGGAAAGTGGCGAGACCCCTCAAACTCGCAGAGGCTCCAGTGAGTCACCAACATCACCGGCGGCTTTGGGCCAAGTCGTAACCCGTTTAACAGGGCTTCTGGGGGAGCAGTGGGCCCAGCTGGGGAGCAGCTCTGGAACTCAACAGACGGCCAACCAGCAGGAGACCCCcagcacacagaaacaaacgGCAGGGAAAAGAGCAGAGGCAGGCAAAGGAGCGGTAGCCAAGCCGGCGGGGAAGGCAACCCCTGCAGCAACAACAGGCAAACCAGCAGGGAAGCCTGGTCCTTCCAAAATGAGCTCTATTCAAAGTCAACTGGTCAGCTCCCTCAGTGTCCTGTCTGCCTTCTACTCACCAGGACAgaaggctgctgctgccagcaAACAGCAAGAACAAG GTCTCAAATCTATTATGAAGAAAAATGGTGCTGCCGACAAGCAGGGAAACAAAGGAGCCAAGAAAAACCTCAAGTTTGTTGGGGTGAATGGAGG GTATGAGACGACATCCAGCGAAGAGTCCAGTGGAGATGAGAAGCCGAAGatagaggtggaggaggaagacagcTCAGAACCAGAGGTAGAGAAGGAAAAGGAGACGGAGCCTCAGCCAGAAGAGAAGCctgaggaggcagcagagagccAGCAGAAGGATGAAGAGGTCTCGGCTGAGGGGGAAGGaggtgctgcagctgcagagaagGAGGTTGAAAGAGGCCTGCTGGATCCGGAGATCAGCCAGGAGCTCCTGGAGCAACAGGCTGAAGG GGAGAAAGTTGACAAGAAGTTTATAGACGCCTGCCTTTATGTAAAAGACCGCATGGAAGAAGTTTCATCCCCGGACAAAGAAATG cGTCAGGTGTTAGTGGTGCTCTACCAGGAGTGGTTCAGAGTCTCCAGTCAAAAGGACTCGCAGGCCGATACTGTCCGATTATACCTCCGCCAAGTTGGCTTGACCACGCCCACTCTCCTGCCATACGTAGTGAACCTGACAGACGGCAATGGGAATATGGCCCTGCACTACAGTGTGTCGCATTCAAACTTCCCTGtggtcaaactgctgctggatACCG GGCTATGTGAGACGGACAATGTGAACAAGGCAGGCTATACTCCAGTGATGCTCGCTGCGCTGACGGCCGCTGAGACCCCCGATGATCTGGAGGTGATCCAACAACTGTTGAAACTGGGTGACATCAATGCATGCTCCAGACAG GCGGGCCAGACGGCACTCATGCTCGCGGTGAGCCACGGCCGCGTTGCCATGGTGAAGCTGCTCCTGAGCTGCGGCTCGGATGTAAATGCCCAGGACCGCGAGGGCTCCACGGCGCTGATGGGTGCCTGCgaacacggacacacacacatcgttcGTCTGCTGCTGGAGACAGGTCGCTGTGACCTCAGCCTCACGGATAAG aatggacaaacagCACAGGCGGTGGCGGATGGAGCCTCCCACCAAGACATAGTTGACCTCCTGAAGGCCCACGCTGAGTCCAGAATCTCTGAGCCCTCGTCTAGCACAGACCTCCTCTGA